tgtttctggccGCGCTcagaacatatggaagttcctgggcaaggggttaaATCCAACCCAGGCTGTGACCTTGAATTTGTGACCTTGGAgttggcaacgcaggatcctttttaacccagtgcactgggctggcgattgaacccacacctccgcatcGACCTGAGTCATTGCAGTCAGAGGCTTAACCCATTgtaccccagtgggaactcccatagatggTGTTTTAAATCACTACGCTTTGCGGCAATTTATTTATACCGTGATAGAAAACGAATACACCTGGATAAGCAGTAACGTGCTTAAAGAGATAATAAAATCATCTGCATTCTGAAATAGCACTTCCAAGTTATTTACATAAGGTCAACTGGCAACTGAGTTTATCTCAACGTCAAGAAAAGCAAAACCCTTACAACTTGGGGCAAAAGAGTGGTGTTCCATACGGGCGACATTTCTGGCAGGGTTCTAGCCGACTCCAGCGTTTTCCAACTCCCTGCCATTGCCATCAAGTCGGAAAGTCACACGCCacaaaatttctaaatttctggcaggcttttaaaaaataatggaaaacaaaataatgctatcttcttggttaaatttactttGCCATAAAACTCTTCATTTGTACAGTTAATTACCACTTTCAAAAATGAGCTTTCCCACTTCTGTGAAATGTCCAGATAGGCAAATCCAGAGAGACGGAAAGCAGACTACTGCCGGCCAGTGCCAGCCAGAGGCCGGGGAGTGACCACTGAGGGCACGGGGTTTCCTTCTGGGGCGGCGGAACTGTTGTAGAATAGAAAACGGTGATGGCTGAACTACCCAGGGAATATACTAAAAAGCCCATTAAATCGTATACTTCGTAgtggtgaattttatggtttctgaaTTATACCTCGATTTAAAAAAAATCGTCTGCAGCTCTTCTGATGGATTCAAGTTAGCATTTCCACCTAAACCTCTCGCCCAGCAGTTTCACTTCATTCCTGGGCACGTGGCTGGAGCGGTGCTGCTGTGAGGAGAGACACGGCTGCTGTCAACCTGCCAGCAGAGCTCGGACCTCTTGACAGGTTCTGGGGGTTTCTCCTCAACGTGTTCCATCCTCTAGGAAAAACACGAGCAACACTCCTCCCCCAGTAACTGtgctgtttttttcctcaaacGTGCTTTTGTTCACGCGCACATGGTAGgtgtctctttttaaaactggAGACAACTTTCAGCTCATTTTCCAACACTTGATGGACCCCTCCTTTGCTGTGAACCCTAAGGTAAGAAAACTTATCAGGCAAAACACTGAAAGCGAAAGAATGTGCAATCCTATTCAAAGATTCCACTTCAGGGTTGCatgatttctttattattatttttttcctttttggccgcgcccaaggcatgtgggcgttcccgggccagggactgaaccctcgcgctgcagtgacaacgccagatccttaacccactgtgccaccaaggggaactcccaacaatttcTTTAAATGTCACTTCCAGACACGTGTGGGATGGCAGATGCCTCTATTATCACCCAGTAACATACTGCCACACGCGGCCAGAGTCTTTATACGACACAGGGCCTGGACGTTTCGATCAAAGCATGATTTTTCAAGGAGAACAGGAGGGCAGAGGAAACACGGACATTCTGTGCCACGGTCACGAGGAACTGAGACACAGATGCACTGAAAACCGGCATCTTCACACAATGACAAGCGACAGCACTAGCCTCCCTTGTTCGAGGCGTCTGAAACGAGCATCTGCAAACCTGAAGACCAGCTCTGGCAGACTTCGCAGTCCCGCGCCCCGGCCTTTCTGGCCGGACCACCCTCCCGAGTGGGGTGAAGACGAACGCCGGCCTCCGCCTCCAGCCCCGGCGCTCGGGCCTGCGGTCTCGGCCGCCTCCCCCGGGCTCCTCCTCCGTCAGATGCTTCGGTAGTCGGAGCCCCGGGCCACAATGGCAGCGGCTTCCCACTCCACGGTGAAGAAGGAAATCgttccaaaaaacccaaacagcacCATGACCAGGAGTTGCCAATGAAGGAGAAGGTAGTTACTGTAGAAAAACGCCACGGCTGCACAAATGGACTACGGAGAAACGAGACAAAACAAATCACAACACGCACACGGGAGACCCAGCCGTGCCCGAGCCCCCTGCCCCGCGGCTTCCCGGGCCCCGCGGCGCCCTCTGCTCCTCCTGCCCCGAGCCAGCACCTGGCCCACCCCAGCTCACAGACGTGCAGCACAGACGCCCCTGAGAGCTGGGAACCATCCAGGAAGCTACAGCCTATGCTCTTTGAAAGAGTATTGCGTAAACaagtaaaacaagaaaataacGTGCCTGAACAGCCCGAAATTCCCGTGTTATACACAGACTGTGAATGCTGGTATCTGGGGAAGGAAGGCGGAAACCCAGAGGCCACAACACTAAAAGCTCTGATAcgagtgaggggatggaaaaaccACACTACTCACTGCTCCCTCACTCCctctgtctttttggttttttgttgttttaacagccatacctgcggcataaggaaggtCCCTGGACCTGCCACACggccacggcaacacctgatccgagccgcatctgcaacccctgccacagcttgcagcaatgccggatccttcacccactgagtgaggccagggattgaacccccatccttacagagacatcatcaggtccttaacccactgagccacaatgggaactctactgCTTCCTAATTCTAATCATAAATCCTTTTAAAGGCTGTCCTTGACTTTCATGTAAGAAACATTAAGAAAACGAAGTTAAagcagttacaaaaaaaaaaaaaaaaaaggaccgaGCTTTCAACACAATCTAAGGAAGAGGTTACCTGTACAAATTTAAAGACTGCAAAAGCTGGTGCACTGTCTTCAGAATAGAGAAAACCTAAGATACTGAGCAGCTGGGTGTTGAAGCAGCTGTCTCCAAGACCCAACAGGAAGCTGCAGAAGATGGCAACTTCTTTGCTGAATGACATAAACATTAATTTAGAGTGAGCATGGACAACATTCGTtagtcatttaaaatgtaaaagcaacTTGCCCACAAAAGTAACTCACTGTCAAGTTTTAAATCCTACGAAACAAGAATGAATCAATACTGGAATTTACAAAGTGAGAATTTAGGCTCAAACGCACTCCCTCTCACCGTCCAGCAAACGCTGGTCTATTAACTACTGGGGCAGCAAACAGTGCGTTGGGGGCAGGGCTGCCCTTGGACGGAGGATCTCCACACAAACGCCTGCATTTGTGACGCCCTTGGGAGGTGAGTGTGTTCACGGTGAAAGGACTGGGTGGTGGCCCGGCCGGCAGGCCCTCCCTTGCTCCTCACTGCTCTTCAAGGCCCAACTTCGAGAGATTTCCCTGCTCGAAGGGCAGAGATACAGAACCAAATCAGATACTCATGTGCTCCTTCACAAATCAAGAGAAAGATGTCGTGACGAGGTAGGTTAAAGCCAACAATTACAAAAATAGCTTGGGGTTCTCTCTGAGTTCCTACGGGAACTCACTCCGGCTCCACGAACCCTTGACAGATGACCTTACAAAGACAACCTTACCAATCCTGGATTCGACCTTACAAACCCTTCCAGAAGAGGATGAACTGCTCGAGGCTCAATTTCAAGCCATCCTTTACCTCCCGCCCTCCCTTAAGTCCCTGGGAAAGGACAGTCACTGTACCTGGGTTTGATGTAGGCACTGCTATCCGTTCCTTCAACAGGAGCAATGGGGGCGTCCCCAGGCATGTTgagaaatattaaatagaaagCTAGAAAATGCACCAGGACACCCAACAGCACGACTGGATTCCGACCAAAACGAGTATTCTTGCTCAGCAAGCCAAAGAGGCTTCCACCTACAAAATCAACGAGATGGAGAACAGGAAGATCCAAGATCAAGTTAATAATCAAAATCTTAGTCCTCTGCATACAGAcgtccaaaaaacacatgaaaagatgttcaacatcacgcatcattagagagatgcaaagcaaaaccacgacgaggtaccaccttacacccgccagaatggccatcatcaaaaagtctacaaataagtgctggagagggtgtggagaaaagggaaccctcctacactgttggtggaaatcagtatggagattccttggaaaactaaaagtagaattaccatttgatccagcaatcccactcctgggcatctatccagagaaaaccatgactcgaaaagacacatgtactccactgTTCACGGCAGCGCTAttcgcaacagccaagacatggaagcaacctaaatgtccatcgacagaggagtaggtccagaagatgtggtccagatacacagtggaatacgactcagccattaaaagcaaagaaagtatggtatttgcaaaaacatggatggacccagaaattctcatgctaagtgaagtcagtcagacagtgagacacccacatcaaatgctctcacttacatgtggaatctgaaaaacaatgaacttctctgcagaacagacagactcacagacgttgaaaaacttacggtttccaaaggagacagggtgaggggtggggggatgcactggggtcgtgggatggaaatgctataaaattggattgtggtgatcgctgtacaactacaaatgtaataaaaccattgagtaataaaaaaaaaaccttagttctctgaaaaaaaaaaaaaaccaaaaaacactgaaTGGACAAACCAATAGCTAATTTAACCAAGGGGAAAAGCACAAAtgcacaaaataagaaataactgTTGGCACAGAAATAAgtttccaaattggaagagacTTCTAGGGAAGATGGAATAAGAGGGACTGAATTTATCTCCTGCCTTAAAAAAGGCACCAAAACCATGAAGCAATGGTTTCGAAGACACAGATTATCAGGCGACAAAGGGCAGCAAACAACTGAGGTGCGGCCCACACCTGCCCCAGCCGACCGAGAGGCAGGTGGAGCCCCGCAGCGTCTCTGAGCTGAGGAGGGGGGTCCAAGGGCCAAGTTCCCCAGACAGGGAAAGGCTGCAGGTCGGCACACGCCATCAGTAagtgagcagaggccaggaaAGAACCTTCCCAGAGAATCACAGGTATTCGCGCCCCGCCCTGGGCTGGGATACAGCCTGGCCTCACTGGCCAGACTGGAAATCTGACTGTTCACAGGCACTGGGTGTCACTGAAGGGCCTcccctcgggggtggggggtggggggggggtgggggtgggggttgcggGAGGGATAATCAGCCCTGGGCTCAGCACTACCCTGGTCCTGTCCCACACACTTTAAAAGCAAGACCTAAAACAATCATACTCTTTCCAAGTCCATGAACTAACTTTATccagaacaaagctcaagaaCATTAACAGGAAGAAGTCCCATTGTGGCGCCacagagacaaatccgactaggaaccatgaggttgcgtgttccatccctggccttgctcagtgggttaaggatccagcgttgccgtgagctgtggtgtgggttgcagatgtggctcagatcctgtgttgctgtggctctggcgtaggccggcagctacagctccgatttgacccctagcctgcgaacctccacatgccgtgggtgcagccctgaaaagacaaaagacaaaaaacaaacaaacaaaaagaacattaaCAGGAAAGAAAGACATACATCACCTGACACGGTCAGGTTCACCAGGTCTAGAATCCACAACACTACCAGGCTTACACAGAAGCAGGACGAGAGGACCCACCATGAAGAGAAATACCAAAGAGATACCACCcgacccagcaattccaatccCAGGTTTATgtccaagggaaatgaaaacacatgtttaCACGGAAACtacacacaaatgttcacagcagcattatccaTGATGGCCAAAGCGTGggaacaacccaaaagtccatgaGATGATGGAAGGATAAACACAATCTAAGCAGTAGAACCCACAGAGCTGAGTGTTACTTGGTAATAAAAAGAGACGGAGTACTGATGCCCAGGCCACACCACGGAAGGACCTTGAAAACACTGTGCCAAGTGAAAAACGCCGGACGCAAGAGACCACAGACTGTACGGCGCCGTGTACATGCAATGTCCCAGAATAAGCGAGTCTCTAGAGAAAGCAGATTAGCCGTTGCCTGGAGAAGGGTGATACAAATGTTCACGAATTAGGCTGTAGAGACGGCTGGGCAACCCTGCGAACATACCAAAAATACCTTATTcactttttatcttttactttttactttttcacatgcacccgcggcatatggaggttcccaggctagggggtcgaatgagagctgcagctgctggtctacaccacagccacagcaatgccagacgccagatccaagccgtgtctgcgacctatgcggcagcttgcggcaacgccggattcttaactcaccgagcgagggcagggatcaaacccacatccttgtggatacaaactgggttctaaacccactgagcacaagGGAAACTCCATGCTGGGGGAATCACATGGCAtgtgaattctatctcaataaagttataaagaaaaaaacactccACCAGAACTGCTGCAGATGTCTGCACAAGCAGAGACGTGAGACCAGGCACTGTCACCGGACCGTGTgttcacacacatacacgcatatcCGGCGCTGATCTGGGGGCTGGCGATAAACCAGGGAACACAGATGCTCCAAAGCCTGCTTTCTCCATCGTGCTCATCGCTGTGCGGTGCTCTAAGGgtcctgggttttttgttttgttttgttttttttactgtctGTATTTTTCCCTAAGAATAAAAGCTCTGTGTTTTGTTCGCACAGTGGATTCACAATAAATACTTGAACTGGCTAAGTCCTTCATATGCGACCCAACACCCACTACACCGCAAGGACTGAGCAGACTACTCCTGAGTAAGGAGTAACTAGTGTGTTATAATAAAAGCAGGACTTGTCTCTGCCTTGTCCTCTCCCCTCGCCTTCTGGCAGAGCTCCTAACGCTCCAGGAATTTCCTCGGTGAAAGGCAGGGCTCTTACCCATAAGGCGTCCCTTCCAACTGCACAGCTTATGCTCCTCAGGCGATTCCTGAGGGGGTCTGGGGGTAGCCCTACGTAGTCGGGGTGGCGGCCAGTTGCCAGACGGACCCAGCcttgattagagggttggaacgttcaccccaccccccagtctcaggggaggggagaggggctagaGATTGAGTCCCCGGGGTGAACTACGCTTCAAGTTTCTACACAGCTATAACAAACCGATTTAatgcaaaaactttttttttttttttaaacctacctAAAATTTCTCCAATGCCGATGAAAATGCCAGAAAGTCCAATGAggcttttctcttctgttccaaaTTTATTTATAGCGCCAATACAGGTTCCATACACACCAGAGAAGAAAGTCATTTCCACACCTGTAGGGCAAAGTCAGATTTAAATTAACCCCAGGGCTCTGCTGCAGGTACCGacatctgcagatgctcaagtcccccAGTATCCCTCTGTATCCAAGACTCCCCATCCTCCAGTTCACCCAGCTGTGGATGATAAAGCTCTGGATTTAACACGGAAAAAAACGTAGTCTCCCTTTCTCAGTTTTACTTCATGTCTAGTAGCATGTGCCCCATACATATATGACACAGAATTCTTTCAGGCTAAATTGCTTCTCGCCCAGCAGAGCAATTTTACACGACGTAACTGACGAAATGCAGCTAGCCACAAGATGCAGCTGTCCGATAAAGCGTATTTCAGACAAAAACATACAATTCAAGTAAGCAAAGACATCCTTATGTTAAAACTGGTCACTGCGTGGAGACAGGGAATGGACAGAGGGCAAAACTAACACCAACTTGTAACAGGCAACACCGGCTCACTCACTGTCCTTATTTATAGCtctctaaggaaaaagaaatgtgtgcttGAGAAACCAACACCTACTATCCGTTTCTGCTTAGAGGCAAAAATTCGAATTAAACATTTTcccaggaaaagaaattttaaaatgagagtaaAAAAATCTGAGCAAATCAGTTGAAGAACTGATTCCTTAAGGCTATAAAACCCCAACTGAATTTTGAAGATGTGTAATATTGATTCTACTGCCCCTAAAAATAAGATGTCTCTACCTTCGAAGCACAAATAGTTGAACCCTACAGGGTGTGCAGTTGACTGAATCTGCAGATGAGGCAGCACGGGTACGAAGGGCTGACGCAGATTTTTGTCTGCAGGGAGGTCAGCACCCCCACCCACGCCgttgttgttcaagggtcagctgtaaaGGCAAAAGGAGTAACAGGCACCCAACAGCAAGTTTTATAAGGAAATCAGCTTCCTTAGGGCCTAAGAGTATTAGCTTCACATATTATCAGTGGGAAGCCACATAACTCATTCCATTTCATTagaaacgtcttttttttttgtttttcccttctttttagggctgcacccatggcatatgtgagttcccaggcctggggtctaactggagctgtggccgccagcctgcaccacagcccactgccagatctcagctgagtctgtgacctaccccacagctcactgcaaccccagatcttcagcccaccgagcggggccagggatagaacccgcatcctcatggacaccaagttgtgttcttaccactgagccacatcgggaactccctcattggaAATATCTTAATCCACACAAAGTTACTAATGATTTTATTCATGATTATTTTCTGCAGTAATCCACTTTGCCCTGAAATTCCTGGTGGGGATGAACCCTGCTGCGGGTTTTGAAAACCTTGTACCAGATCCTCCCACACTGAATCTGGGCTGACCCTACGATTGGCCTTCGCCGGCGCCGGGATGCAGTGGGAGGGGTGCTGGGCTAGCGCCAGGCCCAGGCTTTACGGTCTGGTCACTTCTCCTTCTGCCTGTTGTGGAGCCCTGGGCCACTAAGAAGTCTGGCTATGCTGCTGGGTCAGGAGGAGGGGCTCACGTGGGAGGGGTCACGTCGCTGCCGAGACACccggagagagagagacccagctTGGgtcttcagacacacacacacacacacacacacacacacacacgcacacacacacacacgaagctACCTGGGAAGTTCTGGCTCCAGCCGCCCTTTAACAGACCCCAACTTGGgtcttcagacacacacacacacgaagctACCTGGGAAGTTCTGGCCCCAGCCACCCTTTAACAGACCCCAACTTGGgtcttcagacacacacacacacacacacacacgaagccACCTGGGAAGTTATGGCCCCAGCAACCCTTTAACAGACCCCAACTTGGGTCTTCagacacgcgcgcacacacacacacacacacacaccagccgcCCTTTAACAGACCCCAACTTGGgtcttcagacacacacacacacacacaaagctacCTGGGAAGTTCTGGCCCCAGCCGCCCTTTAACAGACCCCAACTTGGgtcttcagacacacacacacacacacacacacacacacacacacgaagccACCTGGGAAGTTCTGACCCCAGCCGCCCTTTAACAGACCCCAACTTGGGTcttcaggcacacacacacacacacacacacacacacacacacacacacacacacacgaagctACCTGGGAAGTTCTGGCCCCAGCCGCCCTTTAACAGACCCCAACTTGGgtcttcagacacacacacacacacacacacacacacacacacgaagctACCTGGGAAGTTCTGGCCCCAGCCGCCCTTTAACAGACCCCAACTTGGgtcttcagacacacacacacacacacacacacacacacacacacgaagccACCTGGGAAGTTCTGGCCCCAGCCGCCCTTTAACAGCAGCCACAGACCCCAACCTAGATCATCAGAAAAACCACTGAGCCCAGTCAATGCACAGAATTGTGGGAACGAACAACACAGGTGTTGTTTTCGGGCCTTGTCATTAGGCAGCCACAGAAAACCAAAACTATATAATTAATCCCGTTACCTGTATAAGCGGTTGTCACGCTAAGAAGGAGCATCTCCTTGGTAACACATAACCTAAGAgacttttctgtaaaaaaaaaaaaaaaaaaaaaaattagaaatacttaACAATATTTCAATCAATcaaaaattctaaaacatttaCTCAACCAAAACACCCCTTGTCAATAAGCTCAGTAAACAAAACCGATAGAAGTTAATGATTCAGATTAGAATGCTTAAGGTATCAACTACACCTGCCCTATAATAAAACGTTGATTACAACTGCTTAAATATATTCCATAGAGTTGTGTTTTCTCCAATACGTTCTCCAActctcagaaaaacaaataaacagaccaaacatgaaacagagaaaagaaacagactcaaacaaGACCGGGGAATACGTCAACAGACTTGACTAAAGGTTAGGCTGCTGAGGGAGTCATCAGTTGGCAAAGTCCGATTTCCCTAAGCAACTGTCAGGTCCGGCCAAGGCTGGCCTCAAGGTCAGAACCAAGCAGGGAAGCCTTTTGACCACAAGGAAGCTGGGATGCTACTTCCTGAAGTTCTCATTCTCTGGCCCTGACACTTTAGTTCTGCCCTTTTGCTGCTGAtcgttttaatatttatttctatgctGCTCGACTCAGTTCAACTCTGCAGTGGAAAATGCATTCCCAGAAACTGCGCTTttctggccacgcccatggcgCTCGGGAAGGTCTGGAGCAGggacagcatgttaaggatctggcgttgccacggctgtggtgtaggttgcagctgcagctcagattcgatccctggcctcctgggccatgtgtgtagccaaaaaaaaaaaaaaaaaggataaaatagataaatcagaCTTCATCAAAAACTTATGTGAttcaaaagataccattaagaaaatgaaaaatcaaccCAAAGATGTAGTCATTTgcagcaaatgttttctcctcttctttgcaTTGATTTTTCATGTATAAAGGACTtttatctagaatataaaaagaacccttaaaactcaataataaaaagacaacccaacttAAAGATGGACCAAGGATctgagcagacatttctccaagaagagatgcaaatggaacacaagcatatgaaaatatgctcaacggCTGAGCTACGAGGGAAGAGCAAGTCAAAGCCAGAAGATACAGTTTGACAACCACTAGGATCAGTGGAATCAAAAAACAACAAGGCTGTGGAGAGGCTGGAGCCCTCGTACATGGCTGGGGGgaacataaaatggtacagccaccttGGGAagccatctgggagttcctaaGACATGTAACACagaggaggtcccactgtggtgcagtgtaaacgaagctgactagtatccatgaggatacgggtttaatcccagcctcgctcagtgggttaaggatccgactttgctctaagctgtggtgtaggtggcagacgaagctcagatcccacgttgctgcggctgcggggtaggccagcagctctagctctggtTCAAcaccccccctagcctgggaacctccatatgcctcaggtgtagccctaagaaataaatttttaaaaataaataaataaaataagaagattTAACATAGAGACACTACACAGTCAGCAATCCCACTACTCCCAGG
The Phacochoerus africanus isolate WHEZ1 chromosome 14, ROS_Pafr_v1, whole genome shotgun sequence DNA segment above includes these coding regions:
- the MFSD11 gene encoding UNC93-like protein MFSD11 isoform X1; protein product: MSPESKKLFNIIILGIAFMFMFTAFQTCGNVAQTVIRSLNSTDFHGSGYTSMAIIYGVFSASNLITPSVVAIVGPQLSMFASGLFYSMYIAVFIQPFPWSFYTASVFIGIAAAVLWTAQGNCLTINSDEHTIGRNSGIFWALLQSSLFFGNLYIYFAWQGKTQISESDRRTVFIALTVISLVGTVLFFLIRKPDSENVLGEDESSDDQDLDVNESAQNNMTKAVDAFKKSLRLCVTKEMLLLSVTTAYTGVEMTFFSGVYGTCIGAINKFGTEEKSLIGLSGIFIGIGEILGGSLFGLLSKNTRFGRNPVVLLGVLVHFLAFYLIFLNMPGDAPIAPVEGTDSSAYIKPSPFVQPWRFSTVTTFSFIGNSWSWCCLGFLERFPSSPWSGKPLPLWPGAPTTEASDGGGARGRRPRPQARAPGLEAEAGVRLHPTREGGPARKAGARDCEVCQSWSSGLQMLVSDASNKGG